A region of the Candidatus Giovannonibacteria bacterium genome:
TTGGATTTATCACAAACTCATTTCCTACTTTGCCAATTCTTATTGCGCCAATCGGACCGGCCCAGGGGATGTTGGAAGTCCCCAGCGCCAGAGAAGTCGCCAAAATCGCAAGCACGTCCGGGTCGTTGTCCTCGTCAATTGAGAGTGTAAGCACAATCACCTGCGTTTCGTTTCTTGTTTTTTGGTTAAAAAGCGGCCTTATGCTTCGGTCAATCAGGCGCGAAACCAATATTGCTTCGTCTGACGCTCTCCCTTCTCGGCGCATGAAACGCGAGCCCAAAATCATCCCCGCGGCGTAAAATTTTTCTTCGTAATCAACCGTCAGCGGGAAAAAATCTATTCCCTCGCGCGCGGTTTTAGTCTGAACGGCGGTCGCCAAAACAACCGTGCCGCCGTAAGTGATTAAGCAAGACCCGTTGGCTTGGTGCGCCAAATCGCTAAACTCGGCGGTAAGAGTCCTTCCGCCGACTTTCGTCGTAAATTTTTTTGATTGCATATTTCTTGGGCTGGCCTCCGGATTTTAGGCCGCGTTTTCGCACGGACTACCTATCCAAAGGCCAACAGTGTTAATTAATAATAATTAAATACTATTCTTTAGATTTAGCGATGTCAAGCCCGTCCGGAAATCCCGGCCGGCTTTTTTTATTCATTTTCTGCATATACTCAATTTGTCACGATCGTACGAAAGTGAGTATAGCCACCCTTTTGTAATTTATAAGCGGCGCTACTTCTTTATTATGTACTTCCCCGGCTCTTCGCCCAAATCAATGAATTCGTCGCAGATTTCTTTGAGCTTTCCTGAAGTTGAGCGGCCGAAAGCGATGATTTCAACGCGTCTCCCCTGATTTTTCAAATATTCAACCAAAGGTATAAGGTCGCCGTCGCCGCAGGCAATAATAATGGTATCCACAATCTCCGCTGTGCGAATGGCGTCCACCGCGAGCCCGACGTCCCAGTCCGCCTTTTTAGCCCCGCCGAAAAATTCCTGCAAGTCCTTTTCGCGCGTTTCAATCCCCAACTTGATAAGGGCCTCAAAAAAGGGCTTCTCCTCACCCGTTTTTGTGCGGATGACATATCCGAAGGCGCGGATGAGCTGCCGCCCGCCGATTGCCGTCTGTAGCAGGTTTTTAAAATTCACCCGCCCGCCGAATAAGCTCCGCGCGGAATGGTAAAGGTTCTGCGCGTCAATGAAAACCGCGACGCGCTGATTTTTGTGTTTGATGTCCGGCATAAAATTATTTACGTAACCCAAGTTTTTTAATAAGTTTTTCGTACGACGCTTTATCTTTTTTGGAAAGATACTCCAGAAATTTTTTCCTTTTGGAAACCATCTTTAAAAGCCCTCTCCGAGAGTGGTTGTCTTTGCGGTGCTTTTTTAAGTGTTCGGTGAGTTCGTCAATCCTTTTTGTGAGCAGCGCCGCCTGCACTTCGGCCGAGCCCGTGTCTTTTTCGTGAACGCGGTGCGCTTCCACTATTTTCTTTTTGTCTTTGGATTTAAGCACGATTACGAAATTACTAATAAATACGAATATACGAATAATATCATTATTTATGATAATATCAAAATATGGAAAACGTCGCAAAATTAAAGAAGGAGTTTCTTGAATATCTGGAGATAGAAAAAGGGCGGGTGGTGAAGACCGTGGAAAATTACGACAGGTACTTAAAGCGTTTTTTGGATTTTGCGAAAATCAGCGAGCCCAAAAACATAAGCGAGGATTTAGTGAGAAAATACCGGCTTTATCTCAACCGCGCGGACTTGGACAAAAATACGCAGAATTATTATGTTATCGCGCTTAGGATGTTTTTAAAATATTTGTCCAAAAGGAATGTTGATTCGCTGGATGCCGAGAAAGTTGAGCTAGCGAAACTGCCCCAGCGAGAATTGGATTTATTGGGTTCGGAGGATTTGGAAAGATTATTAAAAGCCCCAGATGGAAACTCCGCCAAATCCTTGAGAGATAAAGCTGTTTTAGAGATGTTTTTTTCTACGGGGCTTCGCATCTCTGAACTTGCCAATCTTAAAGTAGAGGAAGTTTACCCCCACACCAAAAAGTTTGGTGTGGGGGAATTCTCCGTCCGCGGAAAGGGAGGGAAAATCAGGGTGGTGTTTTTGTCGGATAGAGCCAAAAGCGCCGTCTTAAATTATTTGGAAAAAAGGGGCGGCATTGACAATGACAAATTATTTCCGGTGACCTCGCGCTCAATCCAAAGAATGATAAAAAAATACGCGATTAAAGCCGGAATAGTCAAAAAAGTCACTCCGCATGTTCTGCGCCACGCTTTCGCCACTGACCTTTTGCAAAACGGCGCCGATTTGCGCTCCGTGCAGGCGATGCTCGGCCACGCCAACATTTCAACCACGCAAATTTACACCCATTTTACGGATAAGCAATTAAAAGAGGTGCACAGGGCGTTTCATGGGAGGAGGAGAAAATGATTTTGGTCAACTTAACGCGATCGCGTTAGAATGGACAAAAGTAAAAAATGAGAAATAAAAAAGAAACCCCGTCGCGTGATAGCGGCGGGGCGGCCCAATGGGCCTCTGGCAGGATTTTATGTTTGGCCGGTGTAGTCGCCGACGTAGTCCAGATAGATGCTGTCCGGGTACGGTCTGATGGGTTCGGTTTCGACTCGCAAATGTATCAGGGCTGCGAGGTCGAATATGAACCCGAGAACCATCCACACCGCAAGCGGTGTGTTAGGGTCGATGGCGACACGGCTTGCAGTGGCTGCAACTGGTAGCCCTATCATTATAGCCACGCCGATGATTCCAAGCACCCTATCAGTTTTCTCCATTGTCTTATTCATTTCTTTCTCCTTTCCTATTTTTTGCGCACGTTATTTTGTTTATAGAACAATCCGTTTTTCTACCGCTCCCGATGGGACCGCGGAAAGATATGTGAGTGCGCAGCAGTTTATCTGAATCTGCCCCTATTATACTCCTTTTTAAAGTGCTTGTCAAGTGCCCAAAAGCATGCTAAATTGGGCTCATTAGCCCTCGTGGTGAAACGGATATCACGCATGGCTTCGGACCATGTGTTCCCCGTTCAAATCGGGGCGAGGGCATAATCGGCTATACTTAAAAATTATGGCTTATAATATTCCCAAAGAAGTTCGCGCGGCGCTTGCTATTTTAGAAGGAGCGGGTTTTGAGGCGTATCTTGTTGGCGGATGCGTCAGAGATTTGTTATTGGAGAGAACTCCCCAGGACTGGGATATTACCACCAACGCCTGGCCGGAGAAAATACAGGAGCTTTTTCCGAAAAGTTTTTATGAGAATAAATTCGGGACAGTGAGCGTCGTCACCGGCTCGGAAGACCCAAAATTGCGCACGATAGAAATTACTCCCTACCGCCTGGAAGGAAAATATTCTGATAAGCGCCACCCGGACGAGGTAAAATTCGCGGATAAGCTGGAGGACGATTTGGCGCGGAGGGATTTTACAATCAACGCTATCGCGTTGAAATTGGAAACACCCCCCCTTAATCCCCCCCTTGTTAAGGGGGGGAAGAGGGGGGGTAGTCCCCTCCCTGCCCGTCCGGCAGGCGGGCTTTACAAGGAGGGGTTAGGGGAGGTAATCATTGACCCCTTTTCCGGCCAAAAAGATTTAGAGCAGAAACTCATCCGCGCCGTGGGCGGGCCGGAGGAGCGCTTTTCGGAAGATGCCCTCCGCATAATGCGGGCGATGCGCTTTTCCGCGGAGCTGAATTTTGAAATTGAACCAAAAACGGAAAAAGCGCTGAAAAACAAGGCGAATTTGCTCAAAATGATAGCAAAAGAGCGCATCCGCGATGAATTTTCCAAAATAATTATGTCCGAAAAACCTTCGGATGGTCTGGAAGCGCTCCGGGAGGCCGGTATTTTGAGGACTTTTTTGCCGGAGATAGAAGAGGGCTGGGGCGTTGGGCAAAACAAGCACCATATTTATACCGTCTGGGAGCATAATCTGCGCTCTTTGGACCATGCTGCCAAAGAAAAATGGCCGTTGGTTGTGCGGATATCCGCGCTTTTCCATGATATCGGCAAGCCGCGCGCCAAGGAGGGCGACGGGCCGGATTCCACTTTTTACAACCATGAAGTCATCGGCGCCAAAATGTCCTTTGTGGCTCTTTCGCGGCTTAAATATGGAAACGATTTCGTTGAAAAAGTCGCCAAGCTTGTCCGCTACCACCTTTTTTATTACAACGTTGACGAGGTTTCGGAGTCGTCCGTCAGGCGCCTGATTTCGCGCGTGGGACCGGATGATATGGAGGATTTAATTCGCGTCCGCATTTGCGACCGCATCGGCTCGGGCGTGCCCAAAGCCGAGCCCTACAAATTGCGCCATTTCAGATTTTTGGTGGAAAAATTGCAGAGGGACCCGATTACGGTAAAGATGCTCAAAATAAATGGGGACAAAATAATGGAGGTTGCCGGCATTACCCCGGGCCCTAAGGTCGGCATGATTTTAAACGCCTTGATGGATGAGGTTTTGGACTCGCCCGAGAAAAATACGGAGGAATATCTGGAAAGCCGCGCCAAGGAGCTGGCGAAGCTTGCCTTCGGCAAGCTCCGAAAGCTCGCCGAGGCAGGCAAAACTAAGCGCCTCGGCCTGGAGGAGGAAGAGGTTTCAAAAATCAAAAAAAAGCACTACGTCAAATAACGTTGCTTTGTATCTTTTGCCACCAATCCGCCTGATTTTCCGCAAGTTTTTTGTATTCGTTTTCGTAAATGGCTTTAAAAAATTCGTTTCCCGCCGCAATCTCCTCTCGGCATTTGGCTAAAAGCGACATGCGGTCAGCCGTTTTCACCACTTGCGCTTCAATGGATTTTTGCTCGCCCTCTTCATTCCATAAGGAAATATAATGATTTTTGATGTTTTCCGGGAGCCCGTTGAAAACCTCCGCTATCAGCCCCTGATTTACCTTGCGGATGGCCTCATTCACTTCTTTGGAATGATGCTTAAACGGGCTTAAAATATCGCCGGAGAAGCGCTCTTCCATATCATGAATAAGCGCCATGGTTATAGCTTTTTCATAATCAACGGCAATATTTTTTTCGCGGAGCAGCAGGCAAATCAGCGATGTAATATAAGCCACAAAAAATGAATGGTCGGCAACGCTTTCCTCAAAATGCTGGGGACTTGCGCTGAAACGGGTTATATGCGCGAGCGAGCGGTCTTCAATATGCTTGAGAATGCCCATGCTTTATTCTATGATATTTTGGCGGGGTGTAGTATACCGGCAGTACGCGCGCTTCGGGTGCGCGAAGACGGAGTTCAATTCTCCGCACCCCGAAAGGGCCGTTAGTAAAGTGGCATTACGCGGCATTCGCATTGCCGAGTCGCGAGTTCGATTCTCGCACGGTCCAAATCAATCGGACATTCTATTGGTCATTTATGTTGTCCTATAGAATCTTAGGGAACATTGGGTGGTGGTTTAGTTTAACAGAACGTTTCACATGAAACTAAAAGTTATCAGTAAACTCGTGAAACTCTTAGTTTATCGTAAATAAATGTTTCACGTA
Encoded here:
- the rpsO gene encoding 30S ribosomal protein S15; this encodes MVLKSKDKKKIVEAHRVHEKDTGSAEVQAALLTKRIDELTEHLKKHRKDNHSRRGLLKMVSKRKKFLEYLSKKDKASYEKLIKKLGLRK
- a CDS encoding NYN domain-containing protein, translated to MPDIKHKNQRVAVFIDAQNLYHSARSLFGGRVNFKNLLQTAIGGRQLIRAFGYVIRTKTGEEKPFFEALIKLGIETREKDLQEFFGGAKKADWDVGLAVDAIRTAEIVDTIIIACGDGDLIPLVEYLKNQGRRVEIIAFGRSTSGKLKEICDEFIDLGEEPGKYIIKK
- a CDS encoding HD domain-containing protein; protein product: MGILKHIEDRSLAHITRFSASPQHFEESVADHSFFVAYITSLICLLLREKNIAVDYEKAITMALIHDMEERFSGDILSPFKHHSKEVNEAIRKVNQGLIAEVFNGLPENIKNHYISLWNEEGEQKSIEAQVVKTADRMSLLAKCREEIAAGNEFFKAIYENEYKKLAENQADWWQKIQSNVI
- a CDS encoding HD domain-containing protein, with translation MAYNIPKEVRAALAILEGAGFEAYLVGGCVRDLLLERTPQDWDITTNAWPEKIQELFPKSFYENKFGTVSVVTGSEDPKLRTIEITPYRLEGKYSDKRHPDEVKFADKLEDDLARRDFTINAIALKLETPPLNPPLVKGGKRGGSPLPARPAGGLYKEGLGEVIIDPFSGQKDLEQKLIRAVGGPEERFSEDALRIMRAMRFSAELNFEIEPKTEKALKNKANLLKMIAKERIRDEFSKIIMSEKPSDGLEALREAGILRTFLPEIEEGWGVGQNKHHIYTVWEHNLRSLDHAAKEKWPLVVRISALFHDIGKPRAKEGDGPDSTFYNHEVIGAKMSFVALSRLKYGNDFVEKVAKLVRYHLFYYNVDEVSESSVRRLISRVGPDDMEDLIRVRICDRIGSGVPKAEPYKLRHFRFLVEKLQRDPITVKMLKINGDKIMEVAGITPGPKVGMILNALMDEVLDSPEKNTEEYLESRAKELAKLAFGKLRKLAEAGKTKRLGLEEEEVSKIKKKHYVK
- a CDS encoding tyrosine-type recombinase/integrase, encoding MENVAKLKKEFLEYLEIEKGRVVKTVENYDRYLKRFLDFAKISEPKNISEDLVRKYRLYLNRADLDKNTQNYYVIALRMFLKYLSKRNVDSLDAEKVELAKLPQRELDLLGSEDLERLLKAPDGNSAKSLRDKAVLEMFFSTGLRISELANLKVEEVYPHTKKFGVGEFSVRGKGGKIRVVFLSDRAKSAVLNYLEKRGGIDNDKLFPVTSRSIQRMIKKYAIKAGIVKKVTPHVLRHAFATDLLQNGADLRSVQAMLGHANISTTQIYTHFTDKQLKEVHRAFHGRRRK